The bacterium region CTTCTACCTGACCATAAAACAGCCCTTGCGCCACGTTGCCCAAAAGAGATTTCTTTGGGGAACCTTTCTGCCAACCAAGGCATTACAAGTGTTATCCCGTAATTACCATAATCGCCATAACCCCAGTCGCCTGCTGTTTTTGTTTCAAGGATTGTTGTATCTTTGTTGTTTAGACTTCGTCCAAGTATTGCCTGCTCCTCTCTCTCAGCAAAACGTGGATAATCGGTCTGTAGCATATATGTTTCACCAGAATCATTTGTTATTCTACTAACTTGGATACCTGTTTCAGGTGTTCCGAGAGAAAAATATGTATTTTTTGGTTTTTCAGGTGTTTTGAACTCAAGCCCATAATCCTTAAACCATACCTTGTTTGTGTCTTCTGTAAATATAAGTGTGTGTGTTATCCTAACATAAGGTACACCTGCAGTGAAATATAACCATATATCTGCCCGCGCAAGTTTCTCTCCTGAAGTGGTTACATACCAGCCAGAACGTTTAATTGCTAAACGGTTGGGACCTTCCTTAAGGAAAGTATTTGTTATTTCAGATGCCTCCCCTGATACTCTTGCTTCTCTGTTGGAATTGTCTATCAAGTAGGCACCTGCGCCAGAGTTTTGCAATAACTGTTTTTTCTCTTTACCAGCAATAAGCCAACCTTCATCTGGCAGAAGTTGATTTTTATCAAACCTATATATTGCAACCCCTGTATTTACTTCAAATCCGTCATTGGGCAGTTTTGTTACTTTTAAAGGGTTAGGGTATCGCCCTCTGTTGATACCTTCTCCAAATTCAACCCTATAATTACCTTGTGGGGATGCAGTAAATCCTGCTAATGCCCACCTAATACTGCCATCACGCCAGGTTGCTGCTACATCTATCTGAGAAGGCACTTCTCTCTCTCCGCTCATTATTCTTATATTTGAAGAATCTGTAAGTTCTCCTTCCGGAAAAGAAATGCTTGCCAGAATAGGCCAAGAGGTGTTAAGGCCTGAAACGTCATTGATTTTTATAGGAAACTCTCCTGCTTTTAATTTAAAACTAAATAAGAGAAAAAATATAATAAGAAAGCACTTCCTTATCTTCTCCATTTTAACTCCTTTATTTGTTTTATCCTGGCTTTTACCGTTTTTTACTACTTTTTTTTACAAGTTTTTTTGGAGCAATCATATTTTCTGGTTTAAGCAACTCTTCAAGTTCTTCTTTTTTAAGAAGTTTCTTCTCCAGAATAAGTTGGTATATCCCTTTATTTGTTTCACTGGCTTCTTTAGCAAGTTTGTTACTAACATCATAACCAAGAACAGGGTTAAGAGCAGTTAGTAGCCCAATACTGTTATAGACCAACTCTTTACAACGCTCTACATTAGCAGTGATACCGTCTACGCACCTTGTTTTAAGGGTATCCATACCATTTTTCAAGATATCTATCGATTCAAATATGCTCTGAGTGACAACAGGTAACATAACATTTAGTTCAAGTTGTCCTGCGGCAGCGGCTAAACTAACTGTAAGGTCGTTACCAATAACCTTGAAAGCAATCTGGTTAACAACCTCTGGTATTACAGGGTTAACCTTACCTGGCATAATTGAAGAACCCGGTTGCATTGGTGGAAGGTTTATCTCATTAAAGCCAGCTCTCGGTCCTGAAGAAAGAAGTCGTAAATCATCACAAATCTTACTCAATTTTATGGCTGTTCTTTTTAAAGCAGAAGAATACATCACAAAAGAACCAGCGTCTTGAGTTGCTTCTATAAGGTTTTTTGCACTAACAATCTTAAGTTTTGTTATCTCTTTTAAATAAGAAACTACCTTTTTTGCGTACCCTGGGTCTGAGTTTATACCTGTTCCAATAGCTGTTGCACCCATATTTACTTCAAGAAAAAGTTTTGCGTTTTCTTCTAACCTTAAAACTTCTTCTTCGAGAGTAACAGCGTAAGCCTCAAAAGATTGCCCAAGAGTCATAGGGACAGCGTCTTGCAACTGTGTCCGACCTATCTTTATAACAGAAGCAAATTCTTTACCTTTTTTTCTAAAAGATGAAATTAATTCCTTAAGAACATCTATAAGTAGTTGGTTCTTCTTGATAATTGCTATTTTTGCAGCAGTCGGATAAACATCGTTGGTAGATTGAGAAAGGTTTACGTGGTTGTTAGGATGACAAAATTGATATTCCCCTCGTTTTTTTCCCATTATTTCAAGAGCACGGTTAGCAACCACTTCGTTGGCATTCATATTTGTGGTTGTTCCAGCTCCGCCCTGTATCATATCAATAGGAAAATGGTCATTCAATTTCCCTGCAATAATCTCATCGCATGCCTTAACAATGGCATTGAAGACGGGTTTTTCGATTAGTCCAAGGTCATAATTTGCTTTAGCAGCAGCTTTCTTCACTATAGCAAAAGAACTTATCATTATAGGAAAAAAGTTTAGAGTGATACCACTAATATTAAAATTTTCAAGCCCTCTCAAAGTCTGTATTCCATAGTAGGCATCGTTTGGTACAGATTTTTCACCCAGCAGGTCTTTCTCTTTTCTAACAGAACCGCAACTCCTTTTATCGGGTTTAACGCTTGTTGTTTTAGCGGAAATACTCTTTTTTACTGCCTTAGCCTTTTTTTTCTTCTCCATTCTTTTCCTCCATCTTAATGTTAGTTAACTACTAAATTTATAAGTCCATTTTTATAAACACTATTTTGTATTATAATACTTAAAACGGTAATAGTCTAAAACTTTTAGAACCAAGCAACAAAAGCGGATTTTTTAAATATAAGGTTTAATAGTGTTTCAACTACCATCCAGGTAATATGGCTTAACACAACCCCAAGGAAAAAAAAGACGCTTTTTCTGTATACATTTGTACCGCCGAACTTTAGTATAAGACCTTTTATCAACCAAGCCAAAAAAATGGCAAACCACCACCTCCTCAAGCAAGATGAATCTGATATAGGAAACCCAATATAATGGATTGGCCACCATAAAAATTTTGAATGTAAAAAAACTAAAATACACATAATAAGAGCGCCAAAACCCATAAAAAGCCATCTCGAAAGCACTACCTCTGAGGCTATTGGGGACTGCAAATTAGGTAAAATAGAGTTGGCAACTTCATAAGTAAGTCCACCACCAAAAATTCTTTCACCAAACCAAGTTCCAACTGTATTTAAAGCCCCTATTTTATATGCAAGGTGGATATGAGTCCAGGCGGAAGCAAAATAAGAAACAAAAATAGCAGTTATAATCCCTACAAATAGAAAGCGTGGAGAAATAGTGGATTCTTCTTGTAATTTAAGTATATGACCTGTTGTTGTCATAACAGATGTTCTCATAGTTACGCTCCAACTGTGTTGATATCCTATAGCCATATAACCGCTATCTGTAACAATATTTGGAGGGAGAAGGTTGGTAGTGTACGCGGATGCAGTACACTGAGTTTGAGCAGACGGTAGCCCTGTTTGACAAACTATTCTTGTTAATCCAATAAAAGTGACCATAACAAAAAGTAGAAAAATAAATGATACTATCCAAGGCATCCCAATAAATTTCAAAATTCCTGCCATAAGGATAAAACTTATTATTGCTCCCCAAACAGATACTTTGTAAGGTAAAATTTCACAGGAATCGTCTATGTTTTTATCTCCTGTAAAGGCTTTGCGGACACACATCCCTATATGTTTTCTTGCACGCCAGAACAAAAAAATTACAAGAACTATCATCGCCCCACCGCCCTGAAAAGTGCTTGCAGCAGTACGTCCAGCAAGAGGTGGGTTCATCCCAGGAAGCCGAAACCCCATTATATTGAACAAACTGTTTTCGGCTGTTGCAAGAATAAGAAACAGCCACAACGAAAGAGAGACACTTCGAGGTATAAGGTATGAAAATCCAAGTATAGGAAAGTCAGGGTTTAAGACAAAGTAGAACCCAAACCGTTCAGAAAGAATCAACCCTTTCCTTAAATTGAGAAGAACTTGCCCTGTTATTACAAGAGAAAGCCAGTTAGAAAGGAAAAATAGAAAAACAAAAATGAATCCTACCCAAAAAAAACCTTCTTTAAAAAGTAGGGGTACTCGGGTACCTTCTTCTTTTTTTACCATTTCGAGAGGTAACACCATTAAAGGATATATAAGCCGTTCTTTTTCAATCCATTGTTTTCTAAATATTGACATAATGCAGATACTTAAAAAGGAGAATGTTAAAACAGTTAAAAAAGTAAAACCTAAAGGTTTGAACCAAGAAAAATATGGAATGGTAGCCCCTGGTGGTAGCCCTTCAAAAAACCATTTAACAGAGTTTGGGTCTTGGACAAAGAGTAGTGGTTTCATTTTTGAGAGGATAAGTTCTTCCCATTGGTTGGCAGAGGTAGCAAAATATTTTAATCCTGCAACTTCTGCAATAACAAAATGCATAAGCCCATAACTTGGTAATATAGAAGCAGATGAAACCATAACAAATATTAGTAAAAGTTCAGATTTATCAAATTGGAAAGTTTTAGTTATACAGGATAATATAAGGATAAAAAAGATAAGAAATATTGCCGCTGGTGCCCAGTATTCCCAACCAAACCTACCTGGCAATCCTTTAAAAACAAGGTATGGGTCTAAAACAGCAGTAAATATAGAAAATATAATACCAAGAATAAAGGCACGTTTTTTCATATTTTTTATGATGATAACATACCGTGGACATTGTATAATTCTGTTTGTTTTTTTAATTCAAGTTATATGAAACTTTATAATATATGGCTTATATTGTCAAATTTAATTGCTCCCCTACCCTTACACATTGGATATATTAATCTGCCATTTTACTGTAAAATTTAAAGAACGATAATAATAGAATTTTTTATTTTCTATCATTCCGCCTTTGTGAAGACAAGAAAGCAACCTTCGTATAATACTCCCAAAAGAAGTCAAGGTAAGGAGAACAAGGACGAAAAAATAAAGGTATTAACCGTTTAGTTTTTTATAAGTGCATCTTTAGGGCAAACCTCTACACATAAAGAACATCTTAGACAATCTTTCTCTAAAACTTCATTTATACCTTCAGAGGCAAATCTATATGGTTTTAGTTGGATGGGGCAAACTTTTGCACAAAGTTTACATTGGACACATTTTGTAGAATCGATCTTTAAAAAAGGTTCTTTTATGCAAAACCAGTTAGATAAAGAACCTACGGGACAAAAAGAACACCAAGTTCTCTGGTGAATAATTAAAGACAAAACTATACCTACAAGTGTAACAGCAGTCAAAAGAGTTACAAAAAAAGTTCCAATATTTTTAAAATCTGGAACCCTTTTTGATATTTGTAGACTCATCATAAGCATCATTAAGACAAGTATAACAACCCTAAACCAAAAACTTCTTAAAAAAACGGGTATCTTTTTTTGTGGGCTTAAAGGTTTGCCTGCTACATCAAAAAAACTTCCTCTTGGACAGTAATAGTTACACCAAATCCTACCTTTAAATATTCCTAAAAAAATGCCTAACAACATACATAAAGGCACAAGATACCCTATAGCAGGGTATATCCACCCTCCTGCAATTACCAATAGGAAAACAACTGTTATGATAATCTGTTTTTGACGTCTTCTTTTAACTAAGTCTTTGTATCTGCTCATAAGTTTTCAATAAATTTAA contains the following coding sequences:
- a CDS encoding 4Fe-4S binding protein, whose translation is MSRYKDLVKRRRQKQIIITVVFLLVIAGGWIYPAIGYLVPLCMLLGIFLGIFKGRIWCNYYCPRGSFFDVAGKPLSPQKKIPVFLRSFWFRVVILVLMMLMMSLQISKRVPDFKNIGTFFVTLLTAVTLVGIVLSLIIHQRTWCSFCPVGSLSNWFCIKEPFLKIDSTKCVQCKLCAKVCPIQLKPYRFASEGINEVLEKDCLRCSLCVEVCPKDALIKN
- the aspA gene encoding aspartate ammonia-lyase, giving the protein MEKKKKAKAVKKSISAKTTSVKPDKRSCGSVRKEKDLLGEKSVPNDAYYGIQTLRGLENFNISGITLNFFPIMISSFAIVKKAAAKANYDLGLIEKPVFNAIVKACDEIIAGKLNDHFPIDMIQGGAGTTTNMNANEVVANRALEIMGKKRGEYQFCHPNNHVNLSQSTNDVYPTAAKIAIIKKNQLLIDVLKELISSFRKKGKEFASVIKIGRTQLQDAVPMTLGQSFEAYAVTLEEEVLRLEENAKLFLEVNMGATAIGTGINSDPGYAKKVVSYLKEITKLKIVSAKNLIEATQDAGSFVMYSSALKRTAIKLSKICDDLRLLSSGPRAGFNEINLPPMQPGSSIMPGKVNPVIPEVVNQIAFKVIGNDLTVSLAAAAGQLELNVMLPVVTQSIFESIDILKNGMDTLKTRCVDGITANVERCKELVYNSIGLLTALNPVLGYDVSNKLAKEASETNKGIYQLILEKKLLKKEELEELLKPENMIAPKKLVKKSSKKR